From the genome of Vigna angularis cultivar LongXiaoDou No.4 chromosome 11, ASM1680809v1, whole genome shotgun sequence, one region includes:
- the LOC108334159 gene encoding protein TOC75-3, chloroplastic — protein MSSFTASNNLSTAILPSRRRKLSPSSSIKCNLSPSKPNDSNPSAPAPPLFKAIAISSAASILLHCTPLTPFLSNPLAGGGNSGGCGAGGDGGWFGGNGGGGGENGGFLSRMFAAIADESQSQEWDSHGLPANIVVQLNKMSGFKKYKVSEIMFFDRNRRVKVGSEDSFFEMVSLRPGGVYTKAQLQKELETLATSGMFEKVDLEGKTNPDGTIGVTISFSESTWQSADGFRCINVGLMQQTKPVEMDSDMTDKERLEYYLSQEREYKRRIDRARPCLLPRFVHDEILEMLKRQGMVSARLLQRIRDRVQKWYHDEGYACAQVVNFGNLNTKEVVCEVVEGDITKLDIQFQDKLGNVVEGNTQVPVIQRELPRQLRPGFTFNIEAGKQALRNVNSLALFSNIEVNPRPDEKNEGGIIVEIKLKELEQKSAEVSTEWSIVPGRGGHPTLASLQPGGTVSFEHRNLQGLNRSVNGTITTSNFLNPQDDLAFKLEYVHPYLDGVYYPRNRTLRVSCFNSRKLSPVFTGGPGVDEVPPIWVDRTGVKANITENFTRQSKFTYGLVMEEITTRDESSHICSNGQRVLPSGGISADGPPTTLSGTGIDRMAFLQANITRDNTRFVNGTVVGDRNMFQVDQGLGIGSQFPFFNRHQLTVTRFVQLMSVEEGAGKPPPPVLVLHGHYGGCVGDLPSYDAFTLGGPYSVRGYNMGEIGAARNILELAAELRIPVKSTHVYAFAEHGNDLGSSKSVKGNPTEVYRRLGHGSSYGLGVKLGLVRAEYAVDHNSGTGALFFRFGERF, from the exons ATGTCGTCCTTCACTGCCTCTAACAACCTCAGCACCGCCATTCTACCCTCTCGCCGGAGAAAACTAtctccatcttcttccatcAAATGCAACCTTTCACCTTCCAAACCTAACGATTCAAATCCCTCTGCGCCTGCTCCGCCGCTCTTCAAAGCCATCGCCATCTCTTCCGCAGCCTCCATTCTCCTCCACTGCACACCTCTCACCCCCTTCCTCTCCAACCCCCTCGCAGGCGGAGGGAACAGCGGAGGCTGCGGAGCCGGTGGAGATGGAGGATGGTTCGGCGGAAATGGAGGCGGCGGCGGAGAAAACGGAGGGTTCTTGTCTAGAATGTTCGCTGCTATTGCCGACGAATCTCAGTCTCAGGAGTGGGATTCTCATGGTTTGCCCGCGAACATCGTTGTCCAGTTGAACAAAATGAGTGGGTTCAAGAAGTACAAGGTTTCCGAGATCATGTTCTTCGATCGGAACAGGAGAGTGAAAGTGGGGTCTGAGGATTCGTTCTTCGAGATGGTTTCGCTGAGGCCTGGTGGGGTTTACACGAAGGCGCAGCTTCAGAAGGAGTTGGAGACTCTCGCAACTTCTGGCATGTTTGAGAAGGTTGATTTGGAGGGGAAAACCAACCCTGATGGGACAATTGGGGTTACCATTTCGTTCAGCGAGAGTACGTGGCAGTCTGCGGATGGGTTTCGCTGCATCAATGTAGGGCTGATGCAGCAGACAAAGCCTGTTGAGATGGATTCGGATATGACTGATAAGGAGAGGTTGGAGTACTATTTGAGTCAGGAGAGGGAATACAAGAGGAGAATCGACAGGGCGAGGCCGTGTCTCTTGCCGAGGTTTGTGCACGATGAGATTCTTGAAATGCTCAAAAGACAAGGCATGGTCAGTGCTAGGTTGCTGCAGAGGATCAGGGACCGAGTGCAAAAATGGTACCACGATGAAGGCTATGCGTGTGCTCAGGTGGTTAATTTTGGGAATCTTAACACCAAGGAAGTTGTTTGTGAGGTTGTTGAAGGGGATATCACCAAATTGGATATTCAGTTCCAGGATAAGCTTGGCAATGTTGTTGAGGGGAACACTCAAGTGCCAGTGATACAAAGAGAGCTTCCTCGGCAG CTACGACCAGGTTTCACTTTCAACATTGAAGCCGGGAAGCAAGCTTTAAGAAATGTGAACTCCCTTGCTTTGTTTTCAAATATTGAGGTGAATCCAAGGCCTGATGAGAAAAACGAAGGAGGTATAATCGTGGAAATTAAGTTAAAGGAGTTAGAACAGAAGTCGGCTGAAGTCAGTACCGAGTGGAGTATTGTCCCAGGACGAGGAGGGCATCCCACCCTG GCTTCACTTCAGCCAGGTGGTACTGTTAGTTTTGAACATAGGAATCTGCAAGGGCTGAATAGATCTGTTAACGGTACTATAACAACCAGCAACTTCTTGAATCCCCAG GATGATCTTGCATTTAAGCTAGAGTATGTGCATCCATATTTGGATGGTGTGTACTATCCACGTAACCGTACTCTCCGTGTAAGCTGCTTCAATAGCCGAAAGCTGAGTCCTGTGTTCACTGGGGGACCAGGTGTGGATGAAGTGCCCCCAATTTGGGTTGATCGTACTGGTGTTAAAGCTAATATCACAGAG AATTTCACACGTCAGAGTAAATTCACCTATGGACTTGTAATGGAAGAGATAACAACACGTGATGAAAGCAGTCATATATGTTCAAATGGTCAAAGAGTATTACCGAGTGGAGGAATTAGTGCTGATGGACCTCCAACCACTCTCAGTGGTACTGGCATTGATCGCATGGCATTTTTACAGGCAAATATCACACGGGATAACACACGTTTTGTGAATGGAACTGTTGTTGGAGACAGAAATATGTTCCAG GTGGATCAAGGCCTTGGCATTGGCAGTCAATTCCCGTTCTTTAATCGTCACCAGCTAACTGTGACACGATTCGTCCAGTTGATGTCCGTGGAAGAAGGCGCTGGTAAACCACCACCACCAGTTCTTGTCCTCCATGGCCACTATGGTGGTTGTGTAGGTGATCTCCCCAGCTATGATGCCTTTACTCTCGGGGGTCCCTATTCTGTGAGGGGATACAACATGGGTGAGATTGGAGCGGCTAGAAACATCCTCGAG CTTGCAGCTGAGTTACGGATACCTGTTAAAAGTACGCACGTGTATGCATTTGCAGAACACGGCAACGACCTAGGGAGTTCAAAGAGTGTGAAAGGGAATCCTACAGAAGTTTACAGGCGACTTGGTCATGGGTCGTCTTATGGTCTTGGTGTCAAACTTGGTCTAGTCAGAGCAGAATATGCCGTTGATCACAACTCAGGAACTGGTGCATTATTTTTCCGTTTCGGAGAGAGGTTCTGA
- the LOC108333125 gene encoding uncharacterized protein LOC108333125 isoform X1 has product MREQSFGDKMHGITTTLPLAANTFLYCASSTRFSLRSFQPNCCITTSKINYASPFHRSQWKQQRKERWGNRTMVVRARRGESPYEVLGVSPSATVDEIKRAYRKLALKYHPDVNKEEKAQEKFMRIKHAYNTLLNSSSRKRYDSGSQGYDFSQGSRSRNAQPEEEFYGLGNLLRDVQITIEEFFKDLQEEFRNWEANAASEGKPKSLWEELAEIGEEFVEFLEKELNITDQNGDYETPQGENASNFSGRETPNSSSNPGEASKGSVEDNLEEIEATLAQLKKELGL; this is encoded by the exons ATGAGAGAACAAAGCTTTGGAGATAAGATGCATGGAATTACAACAACTCTCCCTCTCGCTGCAAACACCTTCCTTTATTGTGCCAGCAGCACTCGCTTTTCTCTCAGATCTTTTCAACCAAATTGTTGCATAACCACTTCTAAAATCAACTATGCAAGTCCTTTTCACCGTTCACAGTGGAAGCAACAGAGAAAAGAAAGATGGGGCAATAGAACGATGGTGGTGAGAGCAAGGCGTGGCGAGTCGCCGTACGAAGTTTTGGGTGTGTCTCCATCCGCAACCGTCGACGAAATCAAAAGGGCGTATCGGAAACTTGCTCTTAAGTATCATCCTGATGTCAATAAAGAG GAAAAGGCACAGGAGAAATTCATGAGGATAAAACATGCATACAATACATTGCTAAATTCCAGTTCCCGCAAAAGATATGATTCTGGAAGTCAAGGTTACGATTTTTCTCAAGGAAGCCGAAGTAGAAATGCACAACCTGAAGAAGAATTTTATGGACTAG GTAATTTATTGAGGGATGTTCAAATAACAATAG AGGAATTCTTTAAGGATCTTCAAGAAGAATTCAGGAACTGGGAAGCAAACGCTGCTTCAGAAGGAAAGCCAAAGAGCCTATGGGAGGAATTGGCG GAAATAGGAGAAGAATTTGTGGAGTTCCTTGAGAAAGAACTCAATATTACAGATCAGAATGGTGATTACGAGACACCTCAAGGAGAAAATGCATCCAACTTTTCTGGGAGAGAGACACCAAACAGTAGCAGTAATCCCGGTGAAGCTAGCAAGGGAAGCGTTGAGGATAACCTTGAGGAAATAGAAGCCACTCTGGCTCAGCTGAAAAAGGAATTAGGCTTATAG
- the LOC108333808 gene encoding zinc transporter 1 — protein sequence MASSSSTFLVVCLLASLLYPIKALRGESDTESLHSKGLILVKLWCLIIMLVSTFAGGVSPYFFRWNETFLVLGTQFAGGVFLGTSLMHFLGDSNETFRELTTKTYPFAFMLASSGYLLTMLGDCVVGFVSSNTQTKPKVVELEGGTPSQQHDQTTDHCAVEATNPILLKTSSTGDTILLILALCFHSVFEGIAVGVAGTKREAWKNLWTISLHKIFAAIAMGIALLRMLPKRPLLTSAVYSLAFAVSSPAGVVIGIAIDATTQGSTADWMFAITMGIACGVFIYVAINHLIAKGFKQKGTSRFDAPWFRFLAVLSGVAVIAVVMIWD from the exons ATGGCTTCATCCAGCTCGACGTTCCTCGTTGTGTGTCTCTTAGCCTCGCTTCTCTATCCAATCAAGGCTCTCCGAGGGGAATCTGACACAGAAAGCTTGCATTCCAAGGGTCTGATATTGGTGAAACTATGGTGTTTGATCATCATGCTTGTGAGCACTTTCGCTGGAGGGGTGTCTCCCTACTTCTTCCGCTGGAATGAGACTTTTCTTGTGTTGGGGACTCAGTTCGCTGGTGGGGTTTTCTTGGGAACTTCTTTGATGCATTTCTTGGGCGATTCTAATGAGACTTTTCGAGAGCTCACCACAAAAACTTACCCTTTTGCCTTTATGCTGGCTTCATCTGGGTACCTTCTCACCATGCTTGGTGACTGCGTAGTGGGCTTTGTCAGCAGCAATACCCAGACGAAACCCAAAGTGGTGGAACTGGAAGGAGGGACACCATCCCAACAGCATGACCAAACCACAGATCACTGCGCAGTGGAGGCAACGAACCCTATACTGTTGAAAACTTCCTCCACGGGAGACACCATTCTACTCATCCTTGCACTTTGCTTCCATTCAGTTTTTGAGGGCATTGCCGTTGGGGTTGCAG GTACGAAGAGAGAAGCATGGAAGAACCTGTGGACAATATCTTTACACAAGATATTTGCTGCGATCGCAATGGGAATTGCTTTGTTAAGGATGTTACCTAAGAGACCCTTATTAACAAGTGCAGTATATTCTTTGGCCTTTGCAGTATCAAGCCCCGCTGGTGTGGTGATTGGAATTGCCATAGACGCGACAACTCAAGGAAGCACCGCAGATTGGATGTTTGCCATAACCATGGGAATTGCTTGTGGAGTGTTCATCTATGTTGCCATCAATCATTTAATAGCCAAAGGCTTCAAACAGAAGGGGACAAGCCGTTTCGACGCCCCCTGGTTTAGGTTTCTCGCAGTGCTTTCCGGTGTAGCTGTTATTGCAGTTGTCATGATCTGGGACTGA
- the LOC108333125 gene encoding uncharacterized protein LOC108333125 isoform X2 has protein sequence MREQSFGDKMHGITTTLPLAANTFLYCASSTRFSLRSFQPNCCITTSKINYASPFHRSQWKQQRKERWGNRTMVVRARRGESPYEVLGVSPSATVDEIKRAYRKLALKYHPDVNKEEKAQEKFMRIKHAYNTLLNSSSRKRYDSGSQGYDFSQGSRSRNAQPEEEFYGLEEFFKDLQEEFRNWEANAASEGKPKSLWEELAEIGEEFVEFLEKELNITDQNGDYETPQGENASNFSGRETPNSSSNPGEASKGSVEDNLEEIEATLAQLKKELGL, from the exons ATGAGAGAACAAAGCTTTGGAGATAAGATGCATGGAATTACAACAACTCTCCCTCTCGCTGCAAACACCTTCCTTTATTGTGCCAGCAGCACTCGCTTTTCTCTCAGATCTTTTCAACCAAATTGTTGCATAACCACTTCTAAAATCAACTATGCAAGTCCTTTTCACCGTTCACAGTGGAAGCAACAGAGAAAAGAAAGATGGGGCAATAGAACGATGGTGGTGAGAGCAAGGCGTGGCGAGTCGCCGTACGAAGTTTTGGGTGTGTCTCCATCCGCAACCGTCGACGAAATCAAAAGGGCGTATCGGAAACTTGCTCTTAAGTATCATCCTGATGTCAATAAAGAG GAAAAGGCACAGGAGAAATTCATGAGGATAAAACATGCATACAATACATTGCTAAATTCCAGTTCCCGCAAAAGATATGATTCTGGAAGTCAAGGTTACGATTTTTCTCAAGGAAGCCGAAGTAGAAATGCACAACCTGAAGAAGAATTTTATGGACTAG AGGAATTCTTTAAGGATCTTCAAGAAGAATTCAGGAACTGGGAAGCAAACGCTGCTTCAGAAGGAAAGCCAAAGAGCCTATGGGAGGAATTGGCG GAAATAGGAGAAGAATTTGTGGAGTTCCTTGAGAAAGAACTCAATATTACAGATCAGAATGGTGATTACGAGACACCTCAAGGAGAAAATGCATCCAACTTTTCTGGGAGAGAGACACCAAACAGTAGCAGTAATCCCGGTGAAGCTAGCAAGGGAAGCGTTGAGGATAACCTTGAGGAAATAGAAGCCACTCTGGCTCAGCTGAAAAAGGAATTAGGCTTATAG
- the LOC108333055 gene encoding E3 ubiquitin-protein ligase RDUF1, translating to MSSDTTSYWCYSCTRFVHIQEHHDVLCPRCQGGFVEKVQAGHSPAVSLIADGASRRQGFRRRRRNAGTHSPFNPVIVLRGPGEDEESSFELYYDGDDGAGLRPLPSTMSEFLLGSGFDRLLEQVSQIEINGFGRAENPPASKAAIESMPTVQIAEHQVVTETHCAVCKEAFELGALAREMPCKHLYHSDCILPWLSMRNSCPVCRHELPSEQASSESRVAGQIEEEAVGLTIWRLPGGGFAVGRFAGESHLPVVYTEMENGGNSSEGSRRISLSVGSGRVRESRGGIGRMFRNWFGRIGALTRSRSLSTSLFSRRRSSTRTWVLED from the coding sequence ATGAGCTCCGACACGACGTCGTATTGGTGCTACAGCTGCACCCGCTTCGTTCACATCCAGGAGCACCACGACGTCCTTTGCCCTCGCTGCCAGGGCGGTTTCGTCGAGAAGGTTCAGGCCGGCCACTCGCCGGCAGTCTCCCTCATCGCTGATGGCGCCTCCAGAAGGCAGGGGTTTCGCCGCCGACGCCGTAACGCCGGGACTCACTCTCCGTTCAACCCGGTGATCGTGCTCCGGGGACCGGGGGAGGACGAGGAGAGCAGTTTTGAGTTGTATTACGACGGCGACGACGGCGCGGGTCTCCGACCGCTGCCGTCGACGATGTCGGAGTTTTTGCTTGGATCGGGATTCGATCGGTTGCTGGAGCAGGTTTCGCAGATCGAGATCAACGGATTCGGGAGGGCGGAGAATCCGCCAGCATCCAAGGCGGCGATAGAGTCAATGCCGACTGTGCAAATCGCCGAGCATCAGGTCGTGACAGAGACGCACTGCGCCGTTTGCAAAGAGGCCTTCGAGCTAGGCGCGTTGGCGCGTGAGATGCCGTGCAAGCACCTTTACCACTCCGATTGCATTCTCCCGTGGCTGTCGATGCGAAACTCGTGCCCGGTGTGCCGCCACGAGCTGCCGTCGGAGCAAGCGTCATCGGAGAGCAGAGTTGCTGGCCAGATCGAAGAGGAAGCGGTAGGGTTGACCATATGGAGGCTGCCTGGCGGCGGATTCGCCGTGGGTAGGTTCGCCGGTGAGAGCCACTTGCCGGTGGTGTACACGGAGATGGAGAATGGTGGGAATTCGAGCGAAGGTTCTAGGAGAATCTCTCTGTCAGTTGGAAGCGGGAGAGTGAGGGAAAGTCGAGGTGGAATTGGCAGAATGTTCCGGAATTGGTTTGGGAGAATTGGGGCTTTGACTAGAAGCCGTAGCCTTTCAACTTCGCTCTTCAGTAGAAGAAGAAGTTCCACGAGAACCTGGGTTTTGGAAGATTGA
- the LOC108333653 gene encoding uncharacterized protein LOC108333653, which yields MAVVVAQQKERFGSERTESAMGGALWGTRVMEIVKKHDSGGLLWKRIKLTTTRKANAKKRLLRVWQNEAVLKACSQSSAPAPATANNS from the exons ATGGCGGTGGTGGTTGCGCAGCAGAAAGAACGATTTGGAAGCGAAAGAACAGAGTCAGCTATGGGCGGTGCATTGTGGGGAACGCGCGTGATGGAGATCGTGAAGAAGCATGACTCTGGAGGACTCCTTTGGAAGCGAATTAAACTCACCACCACCAGAAAGGCCAACGCTAAGAAGCGCCTCCTCCGCGTTTGGCAG AATGAAGCTGTCTTGAAAGCATGTTCTCAATCATCTGCTCCCGCTCCTGCCACTGCCAACAACTCCTGA
- the LOC108333663 gene encoding zinc transporter 1 encodes MKTIKSTFLVVCLLAALVCPTKAHGGGGDDSHDDDSHSEDLHAKSLILVKIWCLIIFFVSTFAGGVSPYFYRWNETFLLLGTQFAAGVFLGTSLMHFLSDSNDTFRDLTTKSYPFAFMLASSGYLLTMLGDCVVVFVTSNSKREAKVLELEGGTTPQDHDLAGNHCAVDTTNPMLLKTSSVGDTILLILALCFHSIFEGIAVGVAGTKADAWRNLWTISLHKIFAAIAMGIALLRMLPKRPLVTTAAYSFAFAISSPIGVGIGIAINATTQGRTADWMFAITMGIACGVFIYVAINHLISKGFKPQKPTRFDTPWFRFLAVLSGVAVMAVVMIWD; translated from the exons ATGAAGACCATAAAGTCAACGTTCCTCGTTGTGTGTCTCTTGGCCGCTCTCGTCTGTCCAACCAAGGCTCACGGAGGAGGTGGTGATGATTCTCACGATGATGATTCCCACAGCGAAGATTTACATGCCAAGAGTCTGATCCTTGTCAAAATATGGTGTTTGATCATCTTCTTTGTGAGCACTTTCGCTGGTGGGGTCTCTCCGTATTTCTACCGATGGAACGAGACTTTTCTTCTTTTGGGGACTCAGTTCGCTGCTGGGGTTTTCTTGGGAACCTCTTTGATGCATTTCTTGAGCGATTCTAACGACACCTTCCGAGACCTGACCACAAAATCTTACCCTTTTGCCTTCATGCTCGCCTCATCTGGCTACCTTCTCACCATGCTTGGTGACTGCGTTGTCGTTTTTGTCACCAGCAATAGCAAGAGGGAAGCCAAAGTGTTGGAACTGGAAGGTGGGACAACACCACAGGATCATGACCTAGCTGGAAATCACTGTGCAGTGGACACCACAAACCCTATGTTATTGAAGACTTCTTCTGTGGGAGACACCATTCTTCTCATCCTTGCACTGTGCTTCCATTCGATTTTTGAGGGCATTGCAGTTGGAGTTGCAG GTACTAAAGCGGATGCATGGAGGAACTTATGGACAATATCCTTACACAAGATATTTGCTGCCATTGCAATGGGAATTGCTTTGCTGAGGATGTTACCTAAGAGACCCTTAGTAACAACTGCAGCATATTCTTTCGCCTTTGCTATCTCAAGCCCCATCGGTGTGGGGATTGGCATTGCCATAAACGCTACAACACAAGGACGCACAGCAGATTGGATGTTTGCTATAACAATGGGTATTGCTTGTGGGGTGTTTATCTATGTTGCCATCAATCATTTAATATCCAAAGGCTTCAAACCGCAGAAACCAACGCGTTTCGACACTCCCTGGTTTAGGTTTCTCGCTGTGCTTTCTGGTGTAGCTGTTATGGCAGTTGTCATGATCTGGGACTGA
- the LOC108332937 gene encoding uncharacterized protein LOC108332937: protein MPDRTYKHIDTARSPTSIASVEHFLRSAAGDSSRMSPTSSSPSSPMKQQDLEEDQGLYQKKSVLTKVKQKARKFCNSLSKKRIEDDNVTPSSRARFADEEEEEEIEEEEEEDDAEYLGAPMYESEQAPETYKENARQHPRANPVISEKHVLHNAVKLGMQEDQEKPSAAVNPKLTSTTQPNTATTVAASSSNDSETLAQKMIPAYAAGSLSANSIPSQNSSVSSSRLQHSFSSPSQSRKNTSQNVASVNDYLKNKSEKEDDAKIESPKQDLSSSSASKSGKITQKTFSFKDYSTNRSEQGNDATNMIPLQKSSSFSVASLRGKNTGQKSALAKDYSMSKSEPRDDEKTESQPQVTYGENGPSNSGMMDKVRGAVNSLLGNEEPSEEYGVKIPTTRTSSQTQQVGEDENRGRILQAN, encoded by the exons ATGCCTGACCGTACTTACAAACATATTGATACTGCAAGGAGTCCTACCAGCATCGCTAGTGTGGAACATTTCCTCCGaa GTGCAGCCGGGGATTCTTCTAGGATGTCACCAACTAGCTCTTCCCCTTCCTCTCCTATGAAACAACAGGACCTGGAAGAAGACCAAGGCCTCTATCAGAAGAAATCAGTCCTCACCAAAGTGAAGCAAAAGGCCAGGAAATTTTGCAACAGCCTCAGCAAGAAAAGAATAGAGGACGACAATGTCACACCCTCTAGTAGAGCTAGGTTTGCggatgaagaggaggaggaagaaattgaagaagaagaagaagaagacgacgCTGAATACCTTGGAGCTCCTA TGTATGAATCGGAGCAGGCACCTGAGACATACAAAGAAAATGCAAGGCAACATCCAAGAGCAAATCCAGTAATATCTGAGAAGCACGTTTTGCACAACGCTGTCAAACTAGGAATGCAGGAAGATCAAGAAAAGCCAAGTGCTGCTGTCAATCCCAAACTCACTTCAACAACTCAACCTAATACTGCAACAACAGTGGCAGCATCTTCATCCAACGACTCTGAAACCTTAGCTCAGAAAATGATACCTGCCTATGCTGCAGGGTCGCTTTCAGCCAACAGCATCCCGTCCCAAAATTCATCTGTTTCATCATCTCGGCTGCAACATTCATTTTCCTCACCTTCACAGAGTAGGAAGAATACAAGCCAAAACGTTGCTTCAGTCAATGATTATTTGAAGAACAAGTCTGAAAAAGAGGATGATGCCAAAATTGAGTCTCCAAAGCAAGATTTGTCATCTTCATCTGCTTCAAAGAGTGGGAAGATTACTCAAAAGACTTTTTCATTCAAAGATTATTCAACGAACAGGTCTGAACAAGGGAATGATGCCACAAATATGATTCCATTGCAAAAATCATCATCCTTCTCAGTTGCTTCATTGAGAGGGAAAAACACAGGCCAAAAGAGTGCTTTGGCCAAAGATTATTCAATGAGCAAGTCAGAGCCAAGGGATGATGAAAAAACTGAATCTCAGCCTCAGGTGACATATGGAGAAAATGGTCCAAGTAATTCAGGCATGATGGACAAGGTGAGAGGAGCTGTAAATTCATTACTCGGGAATGAGGAGCCATCAGAAGAATATGGAGTCAAAATTCCTACTACACGCACTTCATCACAAACTCAACAAG TTGGTGAGGATGAGAACCGTGGGAGAATTCTACAGGCAAATTAA
- the LOC108333543 gene encoding uncharacterized protein LOC108333543, with product MATGFASSLISSSPHIATFLSSSSSSSLHSYHSLRTTTLPTLSSNSPITTPFKKSILFHNPLRPIILLPPPAAAEDVISTAETAADVVEQLYPTTDKGVATVVSALFFLAFVGLSAITIGVIYLAVVDFLQKREKEKFEKEEAGKKGKKKKKKVVGRARAGPRGFGQKLVEEEEEKDD from the exons ATGGCCACAGGATTTGCATCTTCCTTAATCTCATCTTCCCCACACATTGCAaccttcctttcttcttcttcttcttcttctctgcaCTCATACCACTCTCTCAGAACAACCACTCTTCCAACTCTCTCATCTAACTCCCCCATCACAACCCCATTCAAAAAATCCATCCTTTTTCACAACCCACTCCGACCCAttattcttcttcctcctcctgcCGCCGCCGAAGATGTTATCTCTACGGCGGAAACAGCGGCGGATGTTGTGGAGCAGTTGTACCCAACCACCGATAAAGGGGTGGCCACAGTCGTCTCAGCCCTTTTCTTTCTGGCTTTCGTTGGCTTATCCGCTATCACTATTGGG GTGATTTATTTAGCAGTAGTGGATTTCCtgcagaagagagagaaagagaagtttGAGAAGGAAGAAGCAGGTAaaaaggggaagaagaagaaaaagaaggttgTGGGAAGAGCCAGAGCTGGACCCAGAGGATTTGGACAGAAGCTTGtcgaagaggaggaggagaaggatgATTAA